CCCAACTTAACTCAAGGATCATGGAGGTTGTGGGGTGAGTTCCTTCTCCGAAAACTATACTTGGATCAAAAATAAGATCCCATTCTCCTTCATACCAAAGAGGAGCTATTTTATAAGGTCCTACTTTAAAAGGTTTTAGCACTCTATTTTCATTCCATTTTTCATAGGGCATTGCATCTTTAAAATCCAGTTTAAGCCCATATTTTTTTATTAATTCCTCAACAAGCTCATCTTTTGATTTATGAAAAAAAAGAATTCCTATTCCATCTTCTTCCCATACTCCTATTAAGTCTTCATCTTCAAATTGATTAAGAGCTGGATGAAAGTTTTTAAAACTGTAAATATATAAAGTTTCGTATTTTTTATACTTGCCTTTTAACATTTTTATAAATTTTATTTTATTAACAAATTTAAATAACACAAGAAAGAAGTAAGTTCAATTCTTTTATTATATTTTCAAGATATAAAATAACTAAAATAAGGGCTAAATTTAAGATTATCCATAAAAGTAAAATAATGCGAATTCTTAAAAATTTTTTCTGAATTTTATTAAAAATTTCCTCATTTATTAGAGCATTTTTCAAAAATTCAATTCTTTCAAATATTCCATAATGATGCCAACTTTTTCTATACAATTGCCCTGTAACTTCTCCTATTTTAAATAGGGCTGAAATAATGGGTTGAGGACTTTTTAATATAATAGCAGAAAGAAAATCTGCTTCCCTTTCAAATTGTCTTAAAAAGAAAGAAAAAATGTATCTTATGTAAATAAAAGCTAAAAAAATAAGTCCTATACCTAAGCTTATTTCTAATGAAACCGGTAAAGTCTTTTTATTTTTTATAATATCAATTAATTGAGGTGAAAAATAATAGGCTATTAAAAAACTTAGTATTAAAAGCGTTAACAAAAATAAAGGGAGATTTAAGAGTAAGAGCAAAAGCCAAAAATTATGTCTTTTTTTGAGATGTCCTATCTCATGAGCTACTACTCCTAAAATCTCTTCTGGAGAAAGAATACTTAAAAGTGGTTTAGAAAAAAATAAATATTTAAAAGGGGGTAAAAAACCTATAATACCTGCTGTATAAAGCTTTTTTCCTAAGTCATCTAACACATAAATTTCACTTATTTTAACCTTATTTTTTTTCAAAAAATTTAAAATAATTTCTCTTAAAGCTAAATTGTCTAAGGGTTTTACAGGCCAAATTTTAATTATCAAAAAGGGAGAAATAATAATAATGATGATCAAAAAAAGAAAAAACTCTCCCTCAAAATTTAAATTGAAAATATTAAAAATATCTTGAAAAATAACTAATAGTAATACTGGAAGAATAATACCTAAAAGGATTTTTAAGTAATTAAGTGTAAATCTTAAAAGTAAAAACCTTACTAAGAACATATAATGCAAAAACCATAAAATTCCTATAAGAGAAGAAAAATAGATTTTATCTAAATAGGTTTTAAAACTAAGAAAACTCAAGTCTATAATATAAAAAATAAAGCTAAGACCTATAAAAATTTTATCTAAAAAATTAATAAAGTGGGATTGATAAATTTTTTTTCTAACTATTAAAAGCAAAAAAATAAAAAGGAATTCTTTAAAAATAAAAAGGGAGACGAGAAAAATTGAGGAAATTTTATAGGAAGTTACAGGAATAAACTCATAAATAATAAAAGCTAACCAAAGATATATAAGATCTTCATAGATCAAATTTTAATACCACCAATACATATAATAATCAAATTAATTCAAATAAATGAACTTTACTTTAATTAGAAACTCCAAAACAATAAAAATATATCAAAAAATAAAAATATGACAAGTCTTACATTGATTATTTATCTTTCCCACCACTTTTCAAGTTTTTCTATTTTTCTTTTAGTTAAAGTTTCTCCATTAGTGATAGTTTCATATCCTTAAATACCCATGACTTGCTCAAGGCGAAAATAATGATTTGGACATTTGAAGTGGTAAAATTATAAATTTTTCATTTCCTCCTAAAAATTTTTAACTACTATTTTCTAAAGAAGTATTTTCTTTTTTTTGTTTTTCTTTCTTTTCCTTTTCTTTTCCTTTTCTTTTCTTGCATAATCTGTAACATACCATCCAGTACCCTTTAAGATAAAACTACTTTCACTAATAAGTTTTATTAATTCTCCACCACATTCTTTACAAACTTTCAAAGGCTCATCTGTTATTTTTTGCCATACTTCAAAGTGCTTTCCACAACTTTTACATTCATATTCATAAATTGGCATCCTTCTTCACCTCCTTGAAGATTTTAAGAATAAATTTGGTCAAAATAGTAAAAAACTTTATTCATATGAGGTAAATTTGTGAAATCTTTTAAGGCTTTTTTGGTAAGATTATGCACAAATTTTTCTTCTTCCCATTTATATTTAGAATAAAAATTACTCTCATATCTAATAAATCTAACTAAATGGATCAATTCGTGAGTTAAAATATAAAGCAAAAGTTCTTTTAGAAAAGGGTTTTTTTTGTGAAAAATTTTATTTTTATTAAGACATATAACATAAAAGTCCTTTCTTTTTGATGGTAAATCATGTAATATTTTACCCTTTAAAATAGTTGCAAACCTGTTTTTAAAAAACTTGTTTTCCTTTAAAATGTATATATCATAAATTAATCTACTAATCTCTCTTTCTGAAAGCTTAAATTTTTCAATAAGATTTAATTCGCAAAGATAAAAAATATTTTCTAATTCATAAAAATTATTAAATTTTCTTAAATATGAAGTTACTTTTTTCCCTTGGGATAAGATCCTAACCAAACTACTTGAAGACAATAATTTTGCATTTCCTCCAAACATTCTTTTATCTTCTCGTCTTTAATATGTCCTTCGCAATCTAAGAAAAAAACATATTTCCAAGGTTCATCTTTAGAGGGTCTGCTTTCTATTTTAGTAAGATTTATTTTTCTTACAGCGAAACATCTAAGCACATCAAAAAGAGCACCAGGTCTATCTGCTACACTAAAAAGAAGAGAAGTTTTATCATCTCCAGTAGGTTGAACCTCTGTTTTTCCAATAATCCAAAATCTTGTAGAATTTCCTTTTATATCTTCTATATTTTTAGCTACAATCTGAAGATGATATAATTTTGCTGCTACTAAACTTGCAATTGCACCTACACTTTCATCTACAGCTGCCCATTTTGCTGCTAAAGCTGTTGAAGGAACTGTTTCAATAGGAACTGAAGGTAATTTTTTCCTTAACCATTTCCTACATTGAGCTATAGCTTGAGGATGGGAAAGTACTTTTTTAATGTCCTCTATTTTCCCAGTTTGATTCATAAGATGATGAGAAATAGATTCATAAATTTCTCCACATACTTTTAATCCATATTCATAGATAGCATCAAGAGTTGTTGCTACAACCCCTTCTATAGAGTTTTCAATAGGAACCACTCCAAAATTAACTCTTTCACTACTTACTTCTTCAAAAACATCAGTTATAGTTTCTACAGGTATAAGTTCAGCAGAGGTCCCGAAATAATTTAAAGCTGCAATGTGACTAAAAGTTGCTTCAGGACCAAGATAAGCTACTTTTATTTTTTGTTGAGCACTTCTACAAGCTTTTATAATTTCTGAATAAATTACTTTTAATGCATCCTCAGGAAAGACTTTTTGATTAATTTTTAAAACTTTATTCAAAATCTCTTTTTCTCTCAATAAATCAAAACTTTCATATCCCATATTCTCTTTAAGCTTTCCTATTTCTTTTGCAACCTCTATTCTTTCTTTTAAAAGTTCAACAATTTGTGTATCTATTTTATCAATTTTTTCTC
The window above is part of the Thermodesulfobacterium geofontis OPF15 genome. Proteins encoded here:
- a CDS encoding M48 family metallopeptidase, with translation MIYEDLIYLWLAFIIYEFIPVTSYKISSIFLVSLFIFKEFLFIFLLLIVRKKIYQSHFINFLDKIFIGLSFIFYIIDLSFLSFKTYLDKIYFSSLIGILWFLHYMFLVRFLLLRFTLNYLKILLGIILPVLLLVIFQDIFNIFNLNFEGEFFLFLIIIIIISPFLIIKIWPVKPLDNLALREIILNFLKKNKVKISEIYVLDDLGKKLYTAGIIGFLPPFKYLFFSKPLLSILSPEEILGVVAHEIGHLKKRHNFWLLLLLLNLPLFLLTLLILSFLIAYYFSPQLIDIIKNKKTLPVSLEISLGIGLIFLAFIYIRYIFSFFLRQFEREADFLSAIILKSPQPIISALFKIGEVTGQLYRKSWHHYGIFERIEFLKNALINEEIFNKIQKKFLRIRIILLLWIILNLALILVILYLENIIKELNLLLSCVI
- a CDS encoding FmdB family zinc ribbon protein — encoded protein: MPIYEYECKSCGKHFEVWQKITDEPLKVCKECGGELIKLISESSFILKGTGWYVTDYARKEKEKKRKRKKNKKKKILL
- the pheA gene encoding prephenate dehydratase, which translates into the protein MKNNKLQELREKIDKIDTQIVELLKERIEVAKEIGKLKENMGYESFDLLREKEILNKVLKINQKVFPEDALKVIYSEIIKACRSAQQKIKVAYLGPEATFSHIAALNYFGTSAELIPVETITDVFEEVSSERVNFGVVPIENSIEGVVATTLDAIYEYGLKVCGEIYESISHHLMNQTGKIEDIKKVLSHPQAIAQCRKWLRKKLPSVPIETVPSTALAAKWAAVDESVGAIASLVAAKLYHLQIVAKNIEDIKGNSTRFWIIGKTEVQPTGDDKTSLLFSVADRPGALFDVLRCFAVRKINLTKIESRPSKDEPWKYVFFLDCEGHIKDEKIKECLEEMQNYCLQVVWLGSYPKGKK